Below is a window of Defluviimonas sp. SAOS-178_SWC DNA.
CGACATGGGCGATGCCGGCCGCCGTCTCGATGATCACTTCGAGGCTGATCGGCTTCGTCCGGCCCTTCGCGCGTTCCACCGCCGTCACCAGCGCGTCGACCGCGTAGACATCCGCAGCGCAGCCGACTTTCGGGATCATGATCTGGTTGATGCGGTCGCCCGCTTCTTCCAACACCTCGACGACATCACGGTACCAGTAGGGGGTGTCGAGGCCGTTGATGCGGACCGAGAGATACTTCGTGCCCCAGTCGATGTCGTTGATCGCCTCGATGATGTTCCTGCGGGCCTGCGGCTTGTCGTCCGGGGCGACCGAATCCTCGAGGTCGAGGTTGATCACGTCCGCGGCGCTTGTCGCCATCTTCTCGAAGATCGCAGGGCGGGAACCAGGGCCGAAAAGCTGGCAGCGGTTCGGACGGGCGGGGGCGGCGGGCTGGAGGCGGAAGCTCATGGCGCGACCTTTCGGCAATGAAGTTTCGTGTGGATTTGGAATTTGGATAGAATATTGCGCTGCGCTGCGCAAGGCGGCTTTTGCAGGTGCAGAAAAAAGCACCACATTGCAGGTTCTGCCCAACGGTCAGCCGGGGATCAGAGCCCCGCAAGCGGCATCGTGTAGGTCGTCGCGGTTCCGGTCAGGCAAACCTCTCCGGCGCCGTTGCGGACTTCGGTCAGGAGCTTACAGATCGGCTTGTCGTGCCGCACCTCCGCCACTTCGACGCGGCCGGTGATCTTCTCGTCGATACCCACCGCTTTCACGAACTTCCATTCGACCGACAGGAACACCGTGCCCGGTCCCGGCAAATCCTCTGCGACCACGGCGTTGAGGATGCCGGTCGTCACCCCTCCCTGAACGATCAGCTTGCCGAAGGGGGTCTTTTCCGCCAGCTCCCGGTCGTAATGGACCGGATTGCGGTCACCGGTCATGTCGGTGAAGGCGTGGATGTCCGCCATCCGGGTCGTCCGGCTGCGTTCGGCCGACTGCCCGATCTCGGGCCTGCCCTTTATGGTGCCGGCCCAGCCGTCCGTGGTGTCGCTCATGTCCATTGCCCTCCCCAGCGGGCCGCAGCATAGGATGATCGGGGCCCGCAGTCATCCGCCGGATCTCCCGGGCTTGACGTTGCGGCTGCGAGGCGTGAAGAAGCCTCATCTTGCCAGGAGAGCGATCATGAGCCGGACCGTCTATGTAAACGGGGCGTACCTGCCCGAGGAGGAAGCAAAGATCTCGGTCTTCGACAGGGGCTTCCTGATGGCCGACGCGGTCTACGAGGTGACGAGCGTCCTCGGCGGCAAGCTGATCGACTTCGACGGCCACGCGGCGCGGCTCGCGCGGTCGCTCTCAGAACTCGACATGCAAAGCCCCGTGACCCGCGATGAGCTTCTGGCGATCCACCGCGAGATGGTGGCGCGGAACGGGATCGAGGACGGGCTCGTCTACCTACAGGTCACGCGCGGTAATCCCGGTGACCGGGATTTTGCCTTTCCGGATCCCGCGAAGGTGCCGTCGGGCATCGTGCTTTTCACGCAGTCGAAGCCTGGCCTCGCGGACAATCCGGCGGCGAAGGTGGGGATGAAGGTGATCTCGATCCCCGACATCCGCTGGGGCCGGCGCGACATCAAGACGGTGCAGCTCCTTTATCCCTCGATGGGCAAGATGATGGCGAAGAAGGCCGGCTGCGACGACGCATGGTTCACCGAGGATGGCGCGGTGACCGAGGGCACCTCGAACAACGCCTACATCGTGAAGGGCGGCACGATCATCACGCGGCAACTGTCGGAGGACATTCTGCACGGCATCACCCGCGCGGCCGTGCTGCGCTTTGCCAACGAAGCGCAGATGATCGTCGAGGAACGGCCCTTCACCATCGACGAGGCGAAAGCGGCCGACGAGGCCTTCGTGACCTCGGCCTCGGCCTTCGTGATGCCGGTGGTGGAGATCGACGGCGTCAAGCTCGGTTCCGGCAAGCCCGGCCCGGTCGCCACGCGCCTGCGGGAGATCTATCTGGACGAAAGCCGCAAGACGGCGGTCTGACCGTCTAGCCGGCCGCGTCCCAATAACCCGGATAGTGCGTGACGGCGCCGAAGCGGTCGACGGTCAGATCGGTCTCGAATCCGTGGTCGGGCGAGCTGTAGCGGTAGCGATCGGCGTCGAGGCGCGTGTAGATCTGGCGCAGGGGTTTCAGTTTCCGGTCGGCGGGATCGAGCCAGGCCACGACGATGTCGGCGGACCCGCCAACGGCCAGGCCGAGCCGGCGGATCGGCAGCGCGTTCGTCGCGGGCGTGAAGCCGAGGTCGATATCGACCGCGCCCGCCACTTCGGGCACCTCCCTGCCGTTCATCACCCAGCGGCCGGCCGGGTCGCGCTCGATCAGGCGGTTTTCGACCCGGCTGGTGATCCGGGCGCGGCGGGTGATCCCCGACGGTTCCGCCCGGACACGGTAACGCCTGGTCATGTCGCCGGTGCGGCTTGACCCCTCGATCACGAGGCCGCGACTGTTCAGCGCGAAGCGGCACGCATCGTTGCCCGACGGCTGATGGGCAAGCCACATCACGACATGGGATCCCGCGATCATGACCCTGGCCCGCTCTTCGCCCTCGGGCGGTCAGAACCGGGCACACTCCGCGTCTGCTGTTCCATTCGCCCCTCCTTTAAGCAAAGGATCGGATTCCGCGCGCCTCTCGTCAAGCGATCCCTGAAGGCGGCGGGGGATCGCGCATCCACCCCGGCGGCGATCCGGTCAGGCGGCGTGCTGGACGACGTGCAGGGTGACGGCGGCATAGAAGACGAGGCTCGCCGCGAGAACGAAGACGTGCCAGATCGTGTAGTGGAAGGGTAGCCGGTCGAGAAGGTAGAAGACCACCCCGGCCGAGTAGAGCCCCCCACCGACGAGAATCAGCACGAAAACCGGCGTCGAGAGGGCGCCGAGGACGCTGCCGCCGGCGAAGAGCCCGGCCCACCCCATCAGGAGGTAAAGCCCCACAGCCGCCAGCCGGAACCGCCCCGGCGCGGCGATCTTGAGTCCGATCCCGGCGAGCGCGACCGCCCAGAGCCCGGCGAGAAGCCAGGTTCCCTGCCCGCCCAGCAGGGTGAAGGGCGTGTAGGTGCCGGCGATCTTCGCGTAGATCGCGGAATGGTCGAGCCGCTGCAAGAGCCCCAACCAATCGGGATGCGGCACCATGTTGTAGAGCGCCGAACAGAGGATCATCGCGACAAGGGTCGCGCCATAAACCGAGATCGCGAAGAGCGATGCGAAATCGCCGCGCAGAAAGGCGGTCACGGTGATCAGCGCCGGAACCGCGATCAGAACTACGACAATGCCCGAGACATGGATCACCGCATCCGAAAGGTTTTCGGCGCGGGAATAGTCCGTGCGGGGTTCGAGAAGCGGCATGGCGCAATGGTACCAGAACCGCATCCGAAGTCGGATGAAGATACTGTGAAAGGTTTGTTACGCCTTCAGGGACAGTGCGCCCGGTCCGGGTCCTCGAAACCCATCTCGGAAAGCGGCTATTCCTTCGACAGGGCAATCGGATCACGCTGACGGATGCGGGCCGCGCGATCTATCCGCGGATCGAACTCGCGCTCACCGACCTTGGCGCCGTGACCGAGGATCTGCGCGAGGGGCGCCATCGACCGAGGCTCGTCGTGTCGGTCCTCCCGTCGGTGGCGGAACTGTGGCTGGCGCCCGTTATGTCGGGATTCGCGCCGCTTGGCGGTATCGAGATCCGGGTCGAGGACGACCCCGTCTCGTTTGCCCGGGGCGCGGTGGACCTGCGCGTCACCTATGGCGGGCACTATTATCCCGATCACGAGGTCGAACGGCTGCTCCGTGATCGCATCGTCGCGGTGGCGGCACCGGGCTTCGCGGTGTCCGGTGGTGGCCTCGACGCGGCGCCCGACGGGATGTTCATCCATACGGACTGGGGCCCCGCCTTCGCCACGCAACCCTCCTGGGCCGCGTGGTTCGCGTCAAGGCGATCGGCGCGCCGACCAGACGCGCAGGATGGCATCCGCGTCGACCGGACCGGATTTGCCGCCGCGGCCGCGCGCAATGGCCTCGGCGTCGCGCTGGTGCCGGAACGGATCGTCGGCGCCGATCTTGCGGCGGGCCGTCTGGTACTTGCCGATCCGCACGGGCTGGCGATGTCTTGGGACTATGTCATGGTCTGGCCGAAGGCGATCGGCCGGCGGCCATTGCTTCGCGCCCTGACCGCGCATCTGCGCGCGGCCGCCCTCAGCTCTCCTTGACGTCGCCGACATTCTCGCGGAACGCGACCTCGAAGGCGGCCTTCTTGGCCGCGTCCGCCTCGGTCTGGTTCTGCGCGCGCCACTCTTCGTAGGGCATGCCGTAATAAATCTCGCGCGCCTCGTCCTTGGTCATCGCGATGCCGCGCTCGTTCGCGGCCTCCTGCACCCAGCGCGCAAGGCAGTTGCGGCAGAAGCCGGCGAGGTTCATCAGGTCGATATTCTGCACATCCGTCCGCTTTTCCATCAGGTGATGGCGCAGCGCACGGAAAGCGGCGGCTTCGATCTCGATACGGGTCTGGTCGTCCATGGGTATCCTCCGGGTTCAGAGATTGGAGGCGGCGAGCGCTTCTTCAAGGATCGGGGCAAGCCGGTCGGCCCAGGCGATCTGGCCGTCCTCGGCCCGGATCAGGTCGTGACGGATCTCGATCAGTACGTTCGGCCGTCCGGGGCGCAGCGCGTGGCGGTCGATGGAATCGCCGTCGAGATGGCCGCCATAGGGCTCGTTCTCGCCCACCGTCAGGTCCGGCTCGGCGCGGAGCCGGTCGAGCAGATGCAGCGCCAGTTTCGGGTCGACATGAGAATAAAGCACCCCAACCTGCCACGGCCGGTCGGCGCGGCCGAAAAGCCGCGGCGTAAAGCTGTGGATGGCGCAGATCACCGTATCGTCGCGGCGCGCGGCAAGGGATTCCAGCGCCGCGTGATAGGGCCGGTGGAAGGTGGCAAGCCGGCGCTCCGTCTCCGCCGCGTCGACATGGCGGTTCACCGGGATCATCGTCGAGTCGTATAGCTTCATGATCAGCGTCGGATCGTCCTCGCCCCGGTTGGGGTCGATGACGAGGCGCGAGAAGTCGCTGAAGACCGCCGGGGCGTTCAGCTTCTCGGCCAGCCGCTTCGTGACCCCGGCCGCGCCGATATCGTAGGCGATGTGGCGCTCCATATCCTCGGGCGCGATGCCAAGCGATCCGCCGCCGATGCAGTCCGGCACCCGGTTGGTCGCGTGGTCGCACGTCAGCAGCCAGCGGGAGGGGCGGTCGTCGCCGAGAATGTGAAAGGGCAGGTCCGTCATGAGATTTTCATCGTTCCGCGATCAAAGATCGTTTAGACGAGGGCGCAGGAAAGCGCCAGTTGCCGTCGCGGGCTAATTCGTCCATATAGCGCGCAGGATCAATGGTAGCGCAAACACCACTGGGGGAACGGCAGGATGAGACGGTTGCGAAATGTGAAGATCGTGGCGACCCTCGGCCCGTCATCCAGCAGCTACGAGACGATCCGGGCGCTCTTCGATGCCGGTGCGGACGTCTTCCGCCTGAACATGAGCCACGGCAGCCACGAGGAACAGGCCGCTCGCCACGCGATCATCCGCAAGGTGGAGGCCGATGTCGGCCGCCCCATCGCCATCCTCGCCGACCTTCAGGGGCCGAAGCTCAGGGTCGGGACCTTCGTCGCCGGCGCGCATGAGCTCAACGAGGGCGAGACGTTCCGCTTCGATCTCGACCCCGCCGAAGGCGACGGTCGCCGGGTATGCCTGCCGCATCCGGAGATCTTCGCCGCCCTCGAACCCGGCTCGCGGCTTCTGGTCAATGACGGCAAGATCCGCCTGACGGTCGAAGACTGCGGGCCTGATTTCGCCGATTGCAAGGTGACGGCGGGGGGCACGATCTCCAACCGAAAGGGCGTGAACGTGCCTGACGTGGTGCTGCCGCTCGCGGCGCTCTCGGACAAGGACCGCGCCGATCTCGAATTCGCCTGCGAGTTGGGCGTCGACTGGCTCGCCCTCTCCTTCGTGCAGCGCCCCGAGGACGTGATGGAGGCGCGGGCCCTCGCCAAGGGCCGCGCGTCGATCCTGTCGAAGATCGAGAAGCCCGCGGCGGTGAAGGCCTATCCCGAAATCCTCGAAGCCTCCGACGGGATCATGGTGGCGCGCGGCGATCTCGGCGTCGAACTTCCGGTCCATTCCGTCCCGCCGATCCAGAAGCGGCTGGTGCGCGGCGCCCGCACCGCGGCCAAGCCCGTCATCGTCGCCACCCAGATGCTCGAAAGCATGATCGAAAGCCCGATGCCGACGCGGGCCGAGGTCTCCGACGTCGCCACCGCGATCTACGAGGGCGCCGACGCCGTCATGCTCTCGGCCGAAAGCGCCGCCGGCCAGTATCCGGTGCAGGCGGTCGAGACGATGGACAACGTCGCGAAATCGGTCGAGAGCGATCCGACCTACCGCGAGGTGATCGAGGCGTCGCGCAAGGTGGCGCGCAACAGCATCGCCGACGGCATCGTCGCCGCCGCGCGCGAGATCGCCGAGGCGACCGACATCCACGCGATCTGCTGCTTCACCCAGTCGGGCACCACGGCCAGCCTCGTCGCGCGGGAACGGCCATCCGTGCCGATCATCGCGCTGAGCCCGATGCTCGCGACGGTGCGGCGGCTGTCGCTGACCTGGGGTGTGCACTGCGTGCAGACCCACGATCCGGTCGACCGCTTCAAGATGGCCGTCGTCAACGCTGCCAAGGCCGCCCGCGAATACGGCTTCGCGACCGAGAAGGACCAGATCGTCGTCACCGCCGGCGTGCCCTTCAACGTCAAGGGCACGACGAACATCCTGCGCGTGGCGCCCTGTGACGAGCGGCTGATCTTCCGCACCGATCCGGAATAATCAGCCCCGGTGGGTCCGGTGGGCGGAGTATAATTCGCCCGGATCGTGCTGGGGTGAACAGTCGCGCATCCAGTTCTGGTGCAAGCCGCTTTCGGCCTGGAACCACTGTCCCGGGAAGCGGAGGTCGATGCCACCCGTCGCCACATGCACCCCGCCGAAGGGCAGGTAGCTCGCCTCCCAGACCTTCACCCCGAGGTCGTTGGTGGCGAAGACCGTCCGCCTAATCATGAAAGGCGTTGCTTTCGCCGTTACCGAAAATAACGCTCAGCCCGGGTCACTCGAGTGTTGCTATTCAGGTAAGGGCGTCATTCTTTCAAAGCCGTAGCAAGTAATATTGTGCCTAGAGAACTTGGGTGCTCAACAAAACGCACGATGCTGCGTGGCGGAAATTCCCAGGTTTCTATTTCTGTATTGTACCCACCATCTGGTTCAAGGAGCTCAAACCTCCCATTCCCCAAGTCCTTGACCTTTACAGGTCGGTACATAGAACCATCCTCATCGAATATGCGCACATATCGTATTTTCATTTTTCTTGCCTAGTCAAAACCAAACCCGGGTCCGCCAACTTGCAGGACTCCATTCGTAGTAGAGTCAATAACTACCGACTGCCCGGTCTCGGGGTGTATACAGCGCTTTGCGCCGTTTTCCGGAAAGGGCTTGTTGGGTGCTTCGACACATTCTCCACAATACACCGCCTTTGAAATCATGTCGTGGGTCCAACCACGGTCAAGCATTTGCCGCTCAAGTTTCGCCTGAGATTTCTTTCCACCGACCTTCCAGATTATTCCTTTTGGCGCCTCGCACCCGTCAGTACACCACTTGTACACCTCATATCCGACGTATCCTATGACACCGCCGATAATAGCACCAACTACCGCACCGACCGGTCCCGCTACGCCTGCTCCTACATAACCACCCGCCGCCGCATTTTCGCCCCTCGGATCCACCCACCTCCCCGGGTTCTGCCGCGCGTAGCCATAGACGCTCGCCCCATCCACCAACCCCAGCGGGTCGGCCTCTAGGTACCGCCCGGTCGTCGGATCGTAGTCTCGCATCCAGTTCTGGTGCAAGCCGGCGCCGGCACCGAACGTATCTACAGCCGTAGCTACGGATAACCTACGGGAGAACGACGGACCTCCGACGCCGGGCCTACGGCGGTTCGGCCCCGTTCCACCCCTTGCCAAATCCGCCCGGCCCGTCTATACGCCGCCTCTCGAATACCCCGCGGGGCCGGCCATGTGGCATGCCGAGTCGCGCGTTCACTCTCGACCAAGGAGATGAAAATGCCCAAGATGAAGACCAAATCGGCCGCGAAGAAGCGGTTCAAGATGACGGCCTCGGGCCGCGTCAAGGCTGGTGTCGCCGGCAAGCGTCACGGCATGATCAAACGCTCGACGGACTTCATCCGCAAGGCCACCGGCACAATGCTGCTGGCCGATGCGGACGCGAAGATCGTCAAGAAATACATGCCGTACAACCGCTGAGGAGACTGACACATGGCTCGCGTTAAATCCGGCGTCGTCACCCACGCCCGTCACCGCAAGGTCATCAAGGCCGCGAAAGGCTACTACGCCGCGCGTTCGACCAACTTCCGCACCGCCACCCAGGCCGTCGACAAGGCGAACCAGTACGCCACCCGCGACCGCAAGACCCGCAAGCGCAATTTCCGCGCGCTGTGGATCCAGCGGATCAACGCCGCGGTGCGCGCCATCGACGAGTCGATGACCTATTCGCGTTTCGTGAACGCCCTCGGCAAGGCCGGGATCGAGGTGGACCGCAAGGTTCTCGCCGATCTCGCCGTGCATGAGCCGGCGGCGTTCGGGGCCATCGTCGAAAAGGCGAAGGCCGCGCTCGCGTAACTCCTCTCCGCCAGAGGGACAGTTGGAACCCCGCGAGCGCCGCAAAGGCGCTTCGCGGGGTTTTTCTTTGGTGCCTTGCAAAGACGGGGCGCCGTGGGTAGCACGAGGTCCGAATGGGACCGGAGGGTCAGATGGACGTATTGGACGCGCTGAAGGGCAAGTATCTGGGCGGGATCGCCGGGGCGGGCGACGAGGCCGCGCTGGAGGAGATCCGGCTGGCGGCGCTTGGCAAGAAGGGCGAGATTTCCCTGAAGATGCGCGAGCTTGGCCAGATGGCGCCGGAGGCGCGGCAGGCGGCCGGCGCGGCGCTGAACGCGCTGAAGGACGAGATCGACACCGCGCTTCGCGCCAGGAAGGCGGGGCTGGCCGACGCCGCGCTCGACGAGCGGCTGAAGGCCGAGTGGCTTGACGTGACGATGCCGGGTCGGCCCCGGCGGCAGGGGACGATCCATCCCGTCAGCCAGGTGACCGAGGAAGTCACCGCGATCTTCGCCGACATGGGCTTTTCGGTCGCCGAGGGACCGCAGATCGAAAGCGACTGGTACAATTTCGACGCGCTCAACATCCCGCCGGAGCACCCCGCGCGGCAGGAGCATGACACCTTCTTCATGGCGCGCGAGGCGGGCGACAACCGGCCGCCGCATGTGCTGCGCACCCATACCTCGCCGGTGCAGATCCGGTCGATGCAGACCCACGGCGCGCCCCTGCGCGTCATCGCGCCGGGCCGCGTCTACCGGATGGACATGGACCAGACCCATGCGCCGATGTTCCACCAGATCGAGGGCCTCGCCATCGACCGCGACATCTCCATGGCCAACCTCAAATGGGTGCTGGAGGAGTTCTGCCGCGCGTTCTTCGAGGTCGATCACGTCGAACTGCGCTTCCGC
It encodes the following:
- the pyk gene encoding pyruvate kinase yields the protein MRRLRNVKIVATLGPSSSSYETIRALFDAGADVFRLNMSHGSHEEQAARHAIIRKVEADVGRPIAILADLQGPKLRVGTFVAGAHELNEGETFRFDLDPAEGDGRRVCLPHPEIFAALEPGSRLLVNDGKIRLTVEDCGPDFADCKVTAGGTISNRKGVNVPDVVLPLAALSDKDRADLEFACELGVDWLALSFVQRPEDVMEARALAKGRASILSKIEKPAAVKAYPEILEASDGIMVARGDLGVELPVHSVPPIQKRLVRGARTAAKPVIVATQMLESMIESPMPTRAEVSDVATAIYEGADAVMLSAESAAGQYPVQAVETMDNVAKSVESDPTYREVIEASRKVARNSIADGIVAAAREIAEATDIHAICCFTQSGTTASLVARERPSVPIIALSPMLATVRRLSLTWGVHCVQTHDPVDRFKMAVVNAAKAAREYGFATEKDQIVVTAGVPFNVKGTTNILRVAPCDERLIFRTDPE
- the pheS gene encoding phenylalanine--tRNA ligase subunit alpha → MDVLDALKGKYLGGIAGAGDEAALEEIRLAALGKKGEISLKMRELGQMAPEARQAAGAALNALKDEIDTALRARKAGLADAALDERLKAEWLDVTMPGRPRRQGTIHPVSQVTEEVTAIFADMGFSVAEGPQIESDWYNFDALNIPPEHPARQEHDTFFMAREAGDNRPPHVLRTHTSPVQIRSMQTHGAPLRVIAPGRVYRMDMDQTHAPMFHQIEGLAIDRDISMANLKWVLEEFCRAFFEVDHVELRFRASHFPFTEPSAEVDIRYSNVGGALKIGEGDKWMEILGSGMVHPKVLAAAGVNPDEWQGFAFGLGIDRIAMLKYGIPDLRAFFESDLRWLRHYGFASLDMPTVAGGLSR
- a CDS encoding MaoC family dehydratase, producing MSDTTDGWAGTIKGRPEIGQSAERSRTTRMADIHAFTDMTGDRNPVHYDRELAEKTPFGKLIVQGGVTTGILNAVVAEDLPGPGTVFLSVEWKFVKAVGIDEKITGRVEVAEVRHDKPICKLLTEVRNGAGEVCLTGTATTYTMPLAGL
- a CDS encoding LysR substrate-binding domain-containing protein is translated as MRPVRVLETHLGKRLFLRQGNRITLTDAGRAIYPRIELALTDLGAVTEDLREGRHRPRLVVSVLPSVAELWLAPVMSGFAPLGGIEIRVEDDPVSFARGAVDLRVTYGGHYYPDHEVERLLRDRIVAVAAPGFAVSGGGLDAAPDGMFIHTDWGPAFATQPSWAAWFASRRSARRPDAQDGIRVDRTGFAAAAARNGLGVALVPERIVGADLAAGRLVLADPHGLAMSWDYVMVWPKAIGRRPLLRALTAHLRAAALSSP
- a CDS encoding N-formylglutamate amidohydrolase — translated: MTDLPFHILGDDRPSRWLLTCDHATNRVPDCIGGGSLGIAPEDMERHIAYDIGAAGVTKRLAEKLNAPAVFSDFSRLVIDPNRGEDDPTLIMKLYDSTMIPVNRHVDAAETERRLATFHRPYHAALESLAARRDDTVICAIHSFTPRLFGRADRPWQVGVLYSHVDPKLALHLLDRLRAEPDLTVGENEPYGGHLDGDSIDRHALRPGRPNVLIEIRHDLIRAEDGQIAWADRLAPILEEALAASNL
- a CDS encoding RHS repeat domain-containing protein, giving the protein MRDYDPTTGRYLEADPLGLVDGASVYGYARQNPGRWVDPRGENAAAGGYVGAGVAGPVGAVVGAIIGGVIGYVGYEVYKWCTDGCEAPKGIIWKVGGKKSQAKLERQMLDRGWTHDMISKAVYCGECVEAPNKPFPENGAKRCIHPETGQSVVIDSTTNGVLQVGGPGFGFD
- a CDS encoding putative glycolipid-binding domain-containing protein; the encoded protein is MIAGSHVVMWLAHQPSGNDACRFALNSRGLVIEGSSRTGDMTRRYRVRAEPSGITRRARITSRVENRLIERDPAGRWVMNGREVPEVAGAVDIDLGFTPATNALPIRRLGLAVGGSADIVVAWLDPADRKLKPLRQIYTRLDADRYRYSSPDHGFETDLTVDRFGAVTHYPGYWDAAG
- the rplT gene encoding 50S ribosomal protein L20, giving the protein MARVKSGVVTHARHRKVIKAAKGYYAARSTNFRTATQAVDKANQYATRDRKTRKRNFRALWIQRINAAVRAIDESMTYSRFVNALGKAGIEVDRKVLADLAVHEPAAFGAIVEKAKAALA
- the rpmI gene encoding 50S ribosomal protein L35; protein product: MPKMKTKSAAKKRFKMTASGRVKAGVAGKRHGMIKRSTDFIRKATGTMLLADADAKIVKKYMPYNR
- a CDS encoding D-amino-acid transaminase, with amino-acid sequence MSRTVYVNGAYLPEEEAKISVFDRGFLMADAVYEVTSVLGGKLIDFDGHAARLARSLSELDMQSPVTRDELLAIHREMVARNGIEDGLVYLQVTRGNPGDRDFAFPDPAKVPSGIVLFTQSKPGLADNPAAKVGMKVISIPDIRWGRRDIKTVQLLYPSMGKMMAKKAGCDDAWFTEDGAVTEGTSNNAYIVKGGTIITRQLSEDILHGITRAAVLRFANEAQMIVEERPFTIDEAKAADEAFVTSASAFVMPVVEIDGVKLGSGKPGPVATRLREIYLDESRKTAV
- the trhA gene encoding PAQR family membrane homeostasis protein TrhA — encoded protein: MRFWYHCAMPLLEPRTDYSRAENLSDAVIHVSGIVVVLIAVPALITVTAFLRGDFASLFAISVYGATLVAMILCSALYNMVPHPDWLGLLQRLDHSAIYAKIAGTYTPFTLLGGQGTWLLAGLWAVALAGIGLKIAAPGRFRLAAVGLYLLMGWAGLFAGGSVLGALSTPVFVLILVGGGLYSAGVVFYLLDRLPFHYTIWHVFVLAASLVFYAAVTLHVVQHAA
- a CDS encoding DUF1244 domain-containing protein, which encodes MDDQTRIEIEAAAFRALRHHLMEKRTDVQNIDLMNLAGFCRNCLARWVQEAANERGIAMTKDEAREIYYGMPYEEWRAQNQTEADAAKKAAFEVAFRENVGDVKES